One Longimicrobiaceae bacterium DNA segment encodes these proteins:
- a CDS encoding cation:proton antiporter → MLLATSTPAELFRLPLADPVIVFAIATASFVLAPLLFERFRVPGIIGLIVAGAVVGPKGLGLLERDETIVLLGTVGLLYLMFVAGIEIDLHGFSRNRDRSLAFGAATYLIPQALGTGVGIALGFSWAASILLGSMLASHTLVAYPIASRLGISKNTAVTAAVGGTIVTDLVALLVLAVVAASTEGELDAAFWARLMGSLAVFAALVMLGLPRLARWFFRSEEDGETGAYVFVLASLFAASTLALLAGVEAIIGAFLAGLALNRLIPEGSPLANRIHFFGNALFIPFFLLSVGMLVDVRVFAGGARAWLVMGGMTVTVIAGKWAAARLTQRVYGYSPEEGWTMFGLSVPQAAATLAAALIGYRIELFDATVLNGAIMMILVTCTLGPWVVERYGRRLALREALEPYRPDEAPQRIVVPLPDEESAERLLELAFLVRAPGSAEPLRPLTVVPPDGTGAAARVAAAEKVLRHAAVYAAGADVPVDPLPRLDRSVAGGIARGMAETRATTVVAGWDGLRSRRSGIMDEVLDQLLERTEQLVLVARLKTPLNTARRLVLVLPPHVDRARGFYGAVGVVKRIAGRLGAGVAALAVGGDADRYRGHLEAVPPEVPIDVEAVPGWDALPAALAATLRPDDVVVLVGARRGTVAWERELDRLPRRLASLAPENLLVLY, encoded by the coding sequence GTGCTCCTCGCCACCAGCACCCCGGCGGAGCTGTTCCGGCTCCCCCTCGCCGACCCGGTGATCGTCTTCGCCATCGCCACGGCGAGCTTCGTCCTGGCGCCGCTCCTCTTCGAGCGCTTCCGCGTCCCCGGGATCATCGGGCTGATCGTGGCAGGGGCGGTGGTGGGCCCCAAGGGCCTGGGGCTGCTGGAGCGCGACGAGACCATCGTCCTCCTGGGTACTGTGGGGCTCCTGTACCTGATGTTCGTTGCCGGGATCGAGATCGACCTGCACGGCTTCAGCCGCAACCGCGACCGGAGTCTGGCCTTCGGCGCCGCCACGTACCTCATTCCGCAGGCGCTGGGGACGGGGGTCGGGATCGCCCTGGGGTTCTCCTGGGCGGCGAGCATCCTCCTGGGGAGCATGCTGGCCTCGCACACCCTGGTGGCGTACCCGATCGCCAGCCGCCTGGGCATTTCCAAGAACACCGCCGTGACCGCCGCTGTGGGGGGGACCATCGTCACGGACCTAGTCGCCCTGCTGGTGCTGGCGGTGGTCGCCGCCTCCACGGAGGGGGAGCTGGACGCCGCCTTCTGGGCCCGGCTCATGGGGTCGCTGGCGGTGTTCGCCGCGCTGGTGATGCTGGGCCTACCGCGGCTGGCGCGCTGGTTCTTCCGCAGCGAGGAGGACGGCGAGACGGGGGCGTACGTCTTCGTGCTCGCCTCCCTCTTCGCCGCCTCCACGCTGGCGCTGCTCGCGGGGGTGGAGGCAATCATCGGCGCCTTCCTGGCGGGGCTGGCGCTCAACCGCCTCATCCCCGAGGGCTCCCCGCTCGCCAACCGCATCCACTTCTTCGGGAACGCGCTGTTCATCCCCTTCTTCCTCCTCTCCGTGGGGATGCTGGTAGACGTGCGGGTCTTCGCGGGGGGCGCGCGGGCCTGGCTGGTGATGGGCGGGATGACGGTCACGGTGATCGCCGGGAAGTGGGCCGCCGCCCGGCTCACGCAGCGCGTCTACGGCTACTCCCCCGAGGAGGGGTGGACGATGTTCGGCCTTTCCGTCCCGCAGGCCGCCGCCACCCTCGCCGCCGCGCTGATCGGCTACCGGATCGAGCTGTTCGACGCCACGGTGCTCAACGGCGCCATCATGATGATCCTGGTCACCTGCACGCTGGGGCCCTGGGTGGTGGAGCGGTACGGCCGGCGGCTGGCGCTGCGCGAGGCGCTGGAGCCGTACCGCCCCGACGAGGCCCCGCAGCGGATCGTCGTCCCCCTGCCCGACGAAGAGAGCGCCGAGCGCCTCCTGGAGCTGGCCTTCCTGGTCCGCGCGCCCGGCTCGGCGGAGCCGCTCCGCCCGCTCACGGTGGTCCCCCCGGACGGGACCGGCGCGGCGGCGCGGGTGGCCGCGGCCGAGAAGGTGCTCCGGCACGCCGCCGTCTACGCGGCCGGCGCCGACGTCCCCGTGGATCCGCTCCCCCGGCTGGACCGGAGCGTCGCCGGGGGGATCGCGCGCGGGATGGCGGAGACGCGCGCCACCACCGTGGTGGCGGGGTGGGACGGGCTGCGGAGCCGCCGCTCCGGGATCATGGACGAGGTCCTGGACCAGCTCCTGGAGCGCACGGAACAGCTCGTCCTCGTCGCGCGGCTGAAGACGCCGCTGAACACCGCGCGGCGGCTGGTCCTGGTGCTCCCGCCGCACGTGGACCGGGCCCGCGGCTTCTACGGCGCGGTGGGCGTCGTCAAGCGCATCGCCGGGCGGCTGGGCGCGGGGGTGGCGGCGCTCGCCGTGGGGGGCGACGCCGATCGCTACCGCGGGCACCTGGAGGCCGTCCCGCCGGAAGTCCCGATCGACGTGGAGGCGGTCCCCGGCTGGGACGCCCTCCCCGCGGCGCTCGCCGCGACGCTGCGCCCCGACGACGTGGTGGTGCTCGTGGGCGCCCGCCGCGGGACCGTGGCCTGGGAGCGCGAGCTGGACCGGCTTCCCCGGCGGCTCGCCTCGCTGGCGCCGGAGAACCTGCTGGTGCTCTAC